The Capsicum annuum cultivar UCD-10X-F1 chromosome 3, UCD10Xv1.1, whole genome shotgun sequence genomic sequence atggtagatacagtTATTTATTCcaattattgggtgatttatatgttattaatgaatGATACATTTTGTTCACGGTATCTAAAAACGGAGTAGTTATTTCCATCACCGGAGCTCACTATTCCGGTGAACCAACGCTGGTCCACCatttcaaatgtatcactttcTTATATGTATCACTGTGaaatatatgtatcaccatttcaaaaaatcgggataaaatgtaattaacaaaataatcggaattttatgtgatattaattaaagattcataaatttatgtaagttaccctaaaataaaaatagcagcaactaacataaaaaaaaattaatcgtAGTTGCAGCCAAAAATCTTACATgatgtattttaatttacaagaatcttcaaatttgaactaaatgttaggagaaattaatagtttgtataattgaaataatatgtttgttaatttgtagaaattaaagagaaattaagagaaatatataataagttttttatatatatatatatataaaatctataatatatctatatctttaatctatatctataatctataatatattaaaagtgtgaatacccttataaaagtgatttgaactttttacccttcattaaaagtctccgctttagacaaaatcgtattttcactatttttcattcaattattatttaattatatttatattattaactaaacttctaaaatatataaaaataaatatatttgaattaagaactcctaaaatatatggaaagagtTTCTTTTACATCTCTGTTTGTTGAAGGTAACTTTTGAAAACTTCCCATACTTATACAAATGCACCTTTTATtttcaatctaaaaataaaattttaaaatactatggtttggtaaaatatttattttaagcattcaatttaaaactatatctgtataaaaggaaaaagaaatacgaaagttttttcattcaattcaattattatttaattatatttataatattaactaaactcctaaaatatataaacaagaaatatatttgaattaaggactcctaaaatatatggaaagagtTTTTTTTACATCTTTGTTTATTGAAGGTAACTTTTGAAAACTTTCCATACGTATACAAATCCACCTTTTATTttgaatctaaaaataaaattttaaaataatataatttggtaaaatattgattttaatcaATTCAATTTAAAAGTATATCtgtataaaaggaaaaagaagtatGAAAGTTTTTTCGTtagattattatttgattataatagatataaaactaaaaaagatTTTCGATctttaatctataatctatatctataattataatctatatctataatatattaaaagtgcgaaaacccttataaaagtgatttgaactttttgcccttcattaaaagactgtTCTTTAGACAAacctgtcttttcactattttttaaaatttattatttaattatttttattatattaactagactcctagaatatatgagactcctaaaatatatggaagaaaaattaattaatatttccttttgtactgattaattaaaaaaacacttctaaaatagaattttattaagGAATTACTTCTATGAATATAAAGTAGGTTAATAAttgggataatacccacgaaaatacctgaactttaaccaaattttcagtgtagcatactgaactttgcggtgtcctattacccccctagacttttttttttaatggcATATATAGGCCAACTTTTACACTTACTCAGTCAATCCAATAGTGGTGGATACACGCGCCcctttaaataataattatcccatttaatttttgttttaactcGTACTTATccacaaatataataaaagttaaataattaataaacaaaaaggGACCTTTCCTCGTCTCTATACTCAACAAACACCTCACCTTTTCAATCATCTCTTTCACTCTTAATCCTCATTTCTCactttgactatttttttttaaaaattgcttGCAAGATCAACGTTAACAACTATTCGGGTGTTCCTCGAGGTGTGATTTCGTATCGGGAGCTGTGAGAGTGTTGATGTTGAACAAGTCTTGAAGGTTAGCGTTGCtaaacttaaataaaaattgaaactttatgaCAATTTCTTTAGGGTTATTGTTCAACAAGTTTGTAGTTTCATAATTTGTCAAATTTAGGGTTTTTTGCTATTCTAAATCATTCTTCTTTTTATTAATAAGTTAGGGCTTTTTTGTAATCTAAATTGACTCTTCCTGTGTGACTAATTACTGCATGTTTGAAtaatcaatttttccttaattgtaACTCATTGTGAATGTGACTAAATTTCAGGAATGGGGGATTTTACATATATAACCCTGAGATATTTTCATGGAAGTGTTTTGAATAGTAAAAGTAAAAAACCAGAATATGAGGGTGGTGAAGTCACAAACATTTTTGATGTAGATGTGGataaattatcttattttgagcTAACTGGCTTTTTAAAAGAGTTAGGGTATGCTACAACAAGGTGCACGTTTTATCTAAGGCCACCTAAAAAGGACTTTCTGTTATCTTTTCAATGTGATGaggatatttttaaactttcacaATCCTTTAAAAATGGGGATATTTGAGGTGTACGTTTGTCACATGGTTGATCAACTTGATCAAGTTGATGGTCCCATTGGTTTGCTGGAATACACTACTAACAATGAGAAATCTTTTGTTGCATTTAATAAAGAAGGAGACAAGGGGGTCCATGAAGGGGATAGAGTTGTTGAAAAAGGGGTTGAGGGTGATCATTTTAATGAAGCACCAACTACTGCTGCATATGTTGAGCTTGAAAATAACGTTGTACCTGGTAAGGCCTCATCTGCTGGTGTTGTTACAACTGGTGGTGAGGCTGCAACTGGTGGTGAAGCTGCACCTACTACTGAGGCTGCACCTGGTTAGGCCTCATTGTTGGTATTGTTGCAGCTAGTGGTGAAGCTGCAGCTACTTCTGAGGCTGCAAATACTGATGCTTCTGACCTCTCAAATGAAAACAGCTAAGATTCAGACCATGAATATCTATTTATTGAAGATGATGCTGAATTTGAAAGTGATGTGTATAAGGAGGACATAAAATTGAGGGCTGAAAGGACGAAATACTAGAGAAgtaagagaagagaaaaaaaccTAGTGACCCTACAGAAGTTCCTATTGGTGAAGTTGGTCCAGATCTGGGATTTGAAGAGACAAAAATTGCTGATAAAAGTTTAAAAGGTAAAGTTGCTGGGGATGAGCCTGCGTATTGTAGTTTTGATGACTATATTGTGGACTCTGATTTTGAAGATGGGTTAGGAAGGACAGATAGTAGAAAGGTAGTGTATGATGATTCTGCAAAATAGGTTGTGTGGCAATTGGGCATGGTTTTTGAGGATGTGAATGAGTTTAGAGATGCTGTTACAAAATATGCACTTCAAAGAGGTGTTAAGTTAGAGAAGTATATTAATGAGTCTAAAAAGGTTAGGGTTAGATGAAGGGAAAGGTGTCCTTGGCTGTTATATGCAAGTATTAACAAATCTACCaatgattttcaaattaaaacCTACAATCCTAAGCATAGGTGTATCAAAACCACTAAAAATTTCATGTGTAATGCAAAATTCCTGCACAAGCATTTCAAAGATTGAATCAGTGAACAGCCAAACATGAGAATATTTCAGTTCCAGCAGTTGATTAGAAAAGAATTGGGTATACATATTGGAAAGACTACTGCCAGGCGAGCTAGAGGTAAAATACAACAAGATTTAATGGGTAATCATGTGAAAGAGTTTGGAAGAATATTTGACTATAGGGATGAAATGTTGAGGTCCAATCCGGGTTCCACTTATGTTGTGAAAGTTGATGATTCTGATGATAGTAGTAAACTTGTTTTTCAAAGTTTCTACATTTGATTTGATGCATACAAAAAAGCTTTTTTGGATGGTTGTAGAAGATGTATTAGTTTAGATGGATATTTCCTAAAGGGAGTAGCCAAAGGAAAGTTGTTGGTTGCTGTGGCTAAAAGTGGCAATAATCAAATGTTGCCTATTGCTTGGGCTATAGTACAGTATGAGAATAAGAACACTTGGACATGATTTGTGAAATTGTTGATAGAGGATTTGGGATTAACAGATGGCAGAGATTACACAATTATTTCAGATATGCAAAAAgtattcttttttcttcatttagttATGTTTAATGAATCTTATGTGTAGTTATGAATATGTAATTTGTTATGATCTAATTTTTAGGGTCTTAGAGAAACATTGATGGATCTTTTACCAGAGGTGGAGCATAGGATGTGTGCAAGACACATCCTTGCCAATTGGGGAAAAATGGAGAGGTCATCAAAGAAGGAGCCAGTTCTGGAAATGTGCAAGAAGTACCTTTGAAGCTGAAATGACGAAAAATCTGAACCAATTGGCCATGATAGGTGGTGAAGTATTGTTCCAGATTTACTTCATTACAAGGTACAAAATTGGTGTAAAATGTACTTTAGAAATGACATCAAGTGTGATAGCATAGATAATAACATGGCTGAAAGCTTTAATGCTTGGATTTTAGGAACAAGGCATAAAACAATTATTACTATGCTAGAAGAGATAAGGGTGAAGGTAATGACTAGACTAGGTGAATTCACAAAGTTTCCAAAAACATGGGTGACTGAAATATCTCCAATGGGTTTGAGAGTGTTAGAAAAAAACACTAAGAAGTCAATGACATAATATTAACTTCAATGGAGAGAGGTTTTAAAATATCAGATGGACCATATATACATAGTGTGGATTTGAGGGATAACACATGCAACTGCAAATCTTGGATGCTCAAGGGAATACCATGTCCACATGGGATTGCAGCCATACTCTACAAGAAATTGGACCCAATTGATTTTGTTGATAACTGTTACAGTAAGGCGACTTATCTCAAGACTTACTGTCACTACATTCAACTAGTAACCAACATGAACATGTGGCCAAAGTCAACAAATTCTAATGTGGAGCCTCCAGTTATTGTTCCTATGCCTGGCAGGCCAAAGAAGAGAAGGAATAAACAGTTTTATGAGACCAAAAAGTGTGGAAAAATGTCAAGAAAAGGGATTTACATGACTTGTAGCATCTTTCATGGACAAAATCACAACAAAAGAGGTTGTCCTTTCAAGGTGTGTAACTTTAAATgacttgtattatttatttgtaacttaattatttttgaatatgtgGCTGCTTCAACTATTTTTGTAGAATTCTGTTAGATCAAGTATTCTTAATGTTGGACCAAGTGATGTACCAAGTACTTGAAGATCTAGGAGGATGTCAAGAAACACTCCTCCTCCTACTACTACTGATTCACCTCCTAGACCTAGGGAAAGGCCAAGAAAAATAAGTAATAATCCTGATGCACCTCCTAAACTTAGGGGAAGGCCTAGAAAGACAACACCTGTTGCACCATCTGGACAAGCTATACCAGATGCAAATATTGAACATGTTGCGGCAGCTATAAGAGGAAGGGAAAGAGGTGTTGAACATGTTGTAGCAACTGCAAGAGAAAAGGTAAGGGGTGTTGGACATATTACAGCAACTACAAGAGGAAGGAAAGGGGTATTGAACATATTGCAACAACTGCAATAGAAAGGGGAAGGGGTGTTGAACATACTGCAACAGCTGCAAGAGGAAGGGAAAAGTATGTTGAACATGCTACAACAGCTGTAAGAGAAAGGGAAAGGGGTATTGAACATGCTGCAGAGCTGCAAGAGGAAGGGAAATGGGTGCTGAACATGTTGCAGCAGCTGCAGTAGTTGCAAGAGGTAGGGAAAGGCCATGAAAAACACCTCTTGGTGATATAGGAGTGGCAAGGAGAACACCTTTATGTGAGTAGTTTGAAAATCCAACCAGTTATGCTCCACCAAATCCACCTACTTCACCTGTTTATGCTTCACCAAATCCATCTACTTCACCTGTTCATACTCCATCAAATCCACATGCTTCAACTGGTAAAAGTCCAAAGACAGTCGGAATGGGTGTTTTGATTGCTGAAAATGGTTTCACAACATATAATGTAAGTGCTAATTGatttaatttaagtttaatttgtCTTTAGATGTTTATATGcgtataattttctttctttctttgtctgCAGCCTGGGTTGTCAAGTAGTAGAATACTACATGTTGGTTCTGCACATCCTATAAAATATGTTGATATTACTAGGAACCTTGGTTACAAACCAAAAATAGGAGTAAGATAGAGGGGCAAAAAAGCAATGACTGGAAATTAACTTAAAGTGATGAGAGATGAGATGAGAAtgaacaaaagacaaaaaatggCTTTATGACAATCCAAGCAACAATAAAAAGATAAGAATGAACAAAAGACAGAAAATGGCTTCATCACAATCCAAGCAACAATGAAAGTAGTTTTAAAATGTCGATAATTTTTTACACTAAAACTGATGTTGTATTGTAAATTTGGGTAGGTTGTTTTGACAAGATTATTTTTTGTGAAGGTTCTATGATGCACTTGAATGTTGCATCTCAGACATTCGTGATGTTATTTTGTAGTATATGTTACACTTGAAAGTTCAAGTTGCATCTCAAACAGTTATGCACTGATTTTGTTCTTCTGTATTGAATATTGGGATGTATTGAATATTGAGATCTATAAATTTGTATCTATCCTTTGTGGTTGTATTCTTTCTTGTCTATCAATTTTGTAATAATGAAATTAGCTCAACAAAATGAGCAAAACAAACGAGTATAATGAATTTAGCTCAATAAAATAAGCAAAACAAACAAATACTCAAAATCAACAATTAGTTTGAAATAAGATATTTCATTCAACAAAATCAACTTCAAACCACCATACAAAAAACACTGTCATAGGAGGATCAAGTTCAAACTACCATACCATACAAGAAGCACTACCAACGATaaattcatattacaacactacaCAAAATACTTCAATCGGCTATTTTAAAGCACATAGCAATACACATTATGAAGATACACACCATGAAAATACTACTAAAGCTCTCTATCTTCTTCACTTCAATCGTCTTCTTTGATGTATTTTTCAGCTCATCTTTTATCTTAACAAATGAGCTACATTGTTCTTCTATTTGAGTGAATGTAGATTCAGCTTCCATCTTCATTATTTCCCTATCACTGTAAGCACCAACCAATTCTTCCTTCGTATTCATTATCTTCAACATTTCATTCATGTCCTTCGCTTTCTTCACCAACTTTGGAATAATGAACTTAGATCGTTCATCAACTACACCATCCCTCTAAATAAAAAAGTTACACTTGTTTGATCCATAATAAGGGCAAGACCAAAATCTTCTTCCCGGATTATCATCGGACCAAGAAGTCTTCAAATAGAGTAAGAGATCATGATTGCATCGCATCTCTGCATTCAACATTAGATCTCCCTTGTCTAAACAAATCTTATTCAAATCCAATTTTACATCTTCCATAGCTAACTCTAAttttaaaaatcacaaattaaaaatgagtgaaaatagtGAGAAGAAGTTAGAAATTAGTGAGAAGAAGTTAGAAAATAGTCAGAAATTtatcaaagaaaacaaagaaaatcaatGCAAATATTTTATCTTCAAGACTTGAGAGGAAAAGAGAGTAGAGTAGAAGAAGGAGATTTACCACTCCTTAAATTGgttaaattaaacaaataaatgaatCTAACCCAAATATATAAAGTTACGTGTCAAAAAAAATAGGTTTATAACGTTTTTTTAATCACTCTTACGCCTCAAGGTCGGTGATTACACGCACATGTAAAAGTTGGCCGATATATACCActcaaatacataaaaaaaaaagtctgCGAGGttaataggacccccacaaagtttagtatgctccactgaaaatttgattaaagttcaggtattttcgtggtaTTATCccttaatttttgtgtaaaaatttttcccaccaaaaattttaagtaattttcCCTTCAAATAAGGTAACTTGTGTCGAGGCCCGATGTCATCTCTAAAAAAAGTTGCAATGAAAGGAAAACTTTGAAGCACATGTCAGTTtctgttaattattttttatatcgtttatAAATAAAAGTTTGCATCAAAGGTTAATTCCTCttatttctctttgattttgttcAATTTGAGGTCATTGTATGAATATATTTTacctattcttttatttttattcggCTGCTTTCCATAAGAACTAATTTGTATCTATTTTttgtcataactttttattttttgggtgattGTCTTTTTTGTTCTCATTCCTGCCTTCGCTTAATTACTCTTTCGGTGAGTTTCAACTACATTTTTGACCTCTTGCTTGGTCTATTTAGTTTTTCTGCGTATGCATGCTCTTGTGTCAACATTTTGTGAATTTAGTTTTAGAAATTTCGTCACGTAAAATGAGTGTtgccataacaaaataataacatatactTTATGGGTTTGTCATATCTAACACATCCCTTATCAAAATCgaaactttgtgatcactattatattattttgttgtagtttacaggtcgtagatgaatgtcgattggcTTTAGggaatttttatgtaaaggttaggtttaattgtattgtcttaatatctctattagtttattattttatggtAGTTTAAAGGTTGTACATGAATGTCCATCGGTTTGgaggaatttttgtgtgtaaaatttaagtttaatcttatttttttgagatctcttttatcgtattattttgttgtagtttataggtgCTAGATAAATGTCGATCAACTTTGAAGAATtgttttaggtaaaggttaggtttgatTGTATTGTTTTGGTATCTATGCTTTGAGAgttttttgtgtgtaaaggttaggcttaattgtattattttgatatctctattatcgtattattttattagagtTTACAGGTATTAAATGAGTGTTGGACAACCTTGAGAAGATTTTTGTATAAAGGTTAGacttaattgtattgttttattgtctctattatcgtattgttttattgtagtttacaggtggtagattttttggtaaaggttatgtttaattaaataaaattttcatctttacaTATTTAAaggatgttgaatttaattattatatttgtctttattatttaaataaatttcctATTTAGTGCGATGTTTGATCTTATTAAAGTGACGTACACGCGCAAAACACGTACaactaaaagtgtgaagggccttagaaatatcgtttgaactttttccccttcattaaaagtttctattttagacaaaattattttttactatttttataatatttaaaaatttaaaaattaattaaatatttatagtaaaactttCCTTCTCAGAAGTCTTTAGAATTAATGACAATAAatacctttttcattagtttaaaattttttaaaatctatttcaTTACTTAACTTAAATAAGTGGATAACAAAGTTCAACTAGAAAAGGTAACAAACGTTCCTTTAGAAAAAAGACAAATTTCATTTAGAAaagataacaattttttttttttaaaaactcccgaataaaaattttacatttaaagatttattttttttaatatttaaggaaagaaaataaaaatttcagttATATTGTGCAtctatttcaaattttcaatttgtaCATTCTTCACATTTACCATACATTTAATTCTTTGATTCGTAATTacaaatttactttattttttgttagatatttcaatttgattttcatattattgtTAACTTAACTTGATCATGatgtgatttgtttttttttgtttcaccACTTAAATTTGGTGTAGTTGTATTTGGAAAGTGTTTCGAATTTTTTGTactttcactactaaaaaaaagagaaaaaccgatcacaaaaatcgaccacaagtggtcggtttttttcaattttcaatcatAAAACTGACCAAATTACGTGGTCGCTACAGTagtggtagttttttaaaaatcgaccacaagtggtcatattttttaaaaatatatttatatttttaaaattcattattattttattaaaattgaaaaaagaattttaagaaaaaaaccgaccacttttttattaaattaaataattaattttcatattaagccgactacttgtggtcggttttctgccaaaaaaatttcaaaaatcgaccacttgtggtcgttttttctagaaatatttaaaaaaaataaaaatcaaaacccaaatacagcatgcaacaacaacaatgcaataccGCAGTAACCAAATGTAaatacagcaacaacaacaacaataaaaaaacaaatgtcaatactttcaaaagtgtacaacatatacaaaatgtccaacaaaagtgagtatcaaaaaactacaacaatagtttcaaacaacaaaagtctaaattcaaagtacaacacatacaaaaataaaaaaactaaaagtcatcatcatcgaattcgtcctcgtcttccatatcctcatctgtgctgaaatcatccagggagcctagaccttttgcagcctgaactgcatcaccaggacatggaGGAATAAACCccgcagtctgaatgaaagagctgaactgctgctgcagcatcctgatttgtgatgttgttgcctcCTCCATCTTCTTCTACCTCTCTCTCTATTTAGCAAACCTCTCTCTTTGTGCAGCAAGCTCTTTAGTAAATTTAGAAACCGCATTTtctagtctttcaatggtttctctatcaactgaagagctagagtatgcagcCCCGGACGAACACCTACTATTATCGCCAAAAAAACTTTTGTGGTATCCATTGAAATGATCTTTATTTGCAGGACCCACAAATTTTGTCCATAACTCCTCTTCTACATgttggggtattgggtcaccctgactttcaggaggctgactactacgatactcaccaaCAAGACGCGTTTATTCGtactatattcaaagtaaagttaatactaaaagtaaaaaaatattaagatagttataattgaataatatcaactttgagaaaaagattcataaattcaaaatttgtttcttacgtggacaacttttgcacgagcttcaacccaGAAATCTccatcagtcgggttctttttttttttcagatgagtctcctcgaatagctcatcagCTGGTATttccctacccttttctttttcctgcatatgataaaattagtaatgttcaaataataaaaaattttaaatagaagCAAACAATttaaactgtaaaagttaca encodes the following:
- the LOC107852195 gene encoding uncharacterized protein LOC107852195, encoding MERGFKISDGPYIHSVDLRDNTCNCKSWMLKGIPCPHGIAAILYKKLDPIDFVDNCYSKATYLKTYCHYIQLVTNMNMWPKSTNSNVEPPVIVPMPGRPKKRRNKQFYETKKCGKMSRKGIYMTCSIFHGQNHNKRGCPFKNSVRSSILNVGPSDVPST